In the Gemmatimonadota bacterium genome, one interval contains:
- a CDS encoding peptidase dimerization domain-containing protein, with protein sequence MRRHWLHTALLAAATASAAGAQTTPTERQAAAEVLRQIDALEARIQPARFAERLSSRRDPARDQLLRRVEELWKGGLQDLSDWIGHHPEVGWQERLALDTLTRVLRNLGFRVETGVAGLETAFVASWDSPAGAAGPTLGLIGEYDALRGTQGPFHGDQHNAQTPVSMAAAAALAEHMTRARVPGRIIIYGTPAEEVGPPAKTIMWKAGVFRGADILVRSHATTQTARGRAGFGVCCLNINEVKYVFTGRPAHQLSSWNGRNALEAAVMFYTAVDRLRSTFRPEASIQGVIPEGGVAPNVVPDRAVVDYYIRYPDEVYLEHMTRMIADAARGAALATGTQVEIEPYGEYRDGISLGTLEELAFAYARKLGAPRLNAEPQRPRGYEETGFVTRDIPGVGVSVYSSRAPNHTYEMLEDAFTDVGHTAFLLDAQIMAAVLYDFLASPELRRTVKEEHQALAGLLARYHEELRKVYAPELAPPAQQ encoded by the coding sequence ATGCGACGTCATTGGCTGCACACCGCGCTACTGGCGGCGGCCACCGCGAGCGCAGCGGGCGCGCAGACCACCCCCACGGAGCGACAGGCGGCCGCCGAGGTGCTCCGGCAGATCGACGCTCTCGAAGCGCGCATCCAGCCGGCACGCTTCGCCGAGCGGCTGAGCAGCCGCCGGGACCCGGCCCGCGATCAGCTCCTCAGGCGAGTCGAGGAGCTGTGGAAGGGCGGACTCCAGGACCTCAGCGACTGGATCGGCCACCACCCCGAAGTAGGTTGGCAGGAGCGCCTCGCGCTAGACACGCTCACCAGGGTGCTGAGGAATCTCGGGTTCCGGGTCGAGACCGGCGTCGCAGGACTCGAGACGGCGTTCGTCGCGAGCTGGGACTCGCCCGCGGGCGCCGCCGGCCCTACGCTCGGGCTGATCGGCGAGTACGACGCGCTGCGCGGCACGCAGGGCCCCTTCCATGGCGATCAGCACAATGCGCAGACGCCCGTCTCGATGGCGGCGGCCGCGGCACTGGCCGAGCACATGACGCGGGCGCGCGTGCCCGGGCGCATCATTATCTACGGCACGCCGGCGGAGGAGGTCGGGCCACCGGCCAAGACCATCATGTGGAAGGCCGGCGTGTTCCGGGGCGCGGACATCCTGGTGCGCAGCCACGCCACCACGCAGACGGCCCGGGGACGGGCGGGCTTCGGCGTGTGCTGCCTCAACATCAACGAGGTGAAGTACGTCTTTACGGGACGGCCGGCGCACCAGCTCTCCTCCTGGAACGGCCGGAACGCGCTGGAGGCGGCGGTCATGTTCTACACGGCGGTGGACCGGCTGCGCTCGACGTTCCGGCCGGAAGCCTCGATCCAGGGCGTGATCCCCGAGGGCGGCGTGGCACCCAACGTGGTCCCGGACCGCGCCGTCGTCGACTACTACATTCGCTACCCGGACGAGGTCTACCTCGAGCACATGACCCGCATGATCGCGGATGCCGCGCGGGGCGCGGCGCTGGCCACGGGCACACAGGTCGAGATCGAGCCCTACGGCGAGTATCGGGACGGCATCTCGCTGGGCACGCTCGAGGAGCTGGCCTTTGCCTACGCGCGCAAGCTGGGCGCGCCCAGGCTGAACGCGGAGCCGCAGCGGCCGCGCGGCTACGAGGAGACGGGGTTCGTGACCCGCGACATCCCGGGAGTGGGCGTCAGCGTCTACAGCTCGAGGGCGCCCAACCACACCTACGAAATGCTCGAGGACGCCTTCACCGACGTGGGGCACACCGCCTTCCTCTTGGACGCGCAGATCATGGCCGCCGTGCTCTATGACTTCCTCGCCTCGCCCGAGTTGCGGCGGACGGTGAAGGAAGAGCACCAGGCGCTCGCCGGTCTGCTCGCCCGCTACCATGAGGAGCTGCGGAAAGTCTACGCGCCGGAGCTCGCCCCACCGGCCCAGCAATAG